In a single window of the Planctomycetota bacterium genome:
- a CDS encoding aldo/keto reductase: protein MTSPGRVERRPLGRTGLTVSALCVCPGEGPERETVARRARVAGCALFGADRTLEEGAMVLPGALNGSSYGMVRYNLLDQTEAHSVIPRLAREGRGVLAVGVLAGGRLAGPAPTADPRAGAFDFLARRGRTRAQAALQFVLANESVSAALVRVSTVAHLEELLGAFAAPPLSGRELEQIFETWANRHDPGP from the coding sequence ATGACGTCGCCGGGGCGCGTGGAGCGGCGTCCCCTGGGGCGGACGGGCCTCACGGTGAGCGCCCTGTGCGTATGTCCGGGGGAGGGGCCCGAGCGGGAAACGGTGGCGCGGCGCGCCCGCGTCGCGGGATGCGCCCTCTTCGGGGCGGACCGGACGCTCGAGGAAGGGGCGATGGTTCTGCCCGGCGCCCTGAACGGATCCTCGTACGGCATGGTCCGGTACAACCTGCTCGATCAGACGGAGGCCCATTCCGTCATTCCACGCCTGGCGCGGGAAGGGCGGGGAGTCCTGGCGGTGGGCGTCCTGGCGGGCGGAAGGCTGGCCGGACCGGCGCCGACGGCGGATCCGCGCGCCGGGGCGTTCGATTTCCTGGCGCGCCGGGGCCGGACCCGCGCCCAGGCGGCCCTTCAGTTCGTCCTGGCCAACGAATCCGTGAGCGCCGCGCTCGTGCGGGTTTCGACGGTCGCGCATTTGGAGGAGCTCCTGGGGGCGTTCGCGGCGCCGCCCCTTTCCGGGCGGGAACTGGAGCAGATCTTCGAGACGTGGGCCAACCGACATGACCCGGGTCCTTGA
- a CDS encoding tetratricopeptide repeat protein: MKNELAEEYFRKAYACQMAGRLEEAIRYYRTSIELEPTAEAHTFLGWTYSFQHRYEEAIEECRKAIEVDPDFGNPYNDIGAYLIELGRWDEAIPWLEKALQAPRYEPRHYPHFNLARIYVHRYECDRAIRHLEEALALEPGFAPARRELARLRARLN, encoded by the coding sequence ATGAAAAACGAGCTCGCTGAGGAATACTTCCGGAAGGCCTACGCCTGCCAGATGGCGGGCCGGCTCGAGGAGGCGATCCGCTATTACCGCACATCGATCGAGCTGGAGCCCACGGCGGAGGCGCATACCTTTCTGGGCTGGACCTACAGTTTCCAGCACCGGTACGAGGAGGCCATCGAGGAGTGCCGCAAGGCCATCGAAGTCGATCCGGACTTCGGAAACCCCTACAACGACATCGGCGCTTATCTCATCGAGCTGGGCCGGTGGGACGAGGCGATTCCGTGGCTCGAGAAGGCGCTCCAGGCCCCGCGCTACGAGCCGCGTCATTATCCCCACTTCAATCTGGCGCGCATTTACGTGCACCGATATGAGTGCGACCGGGCGATCCGGCACCTGGAGGAGGCCCTGGCCCTGGAGCCGGGCTTTGCGCCGGCGCGGCGGGAACTGGCCCGGCTTCGCGCCCGCCTGAACTGA